The Perca flavescens isolate YP-PL-M2 chromosome 23, PFLA_1.0, whole genome shotgun sequence genome has a window encoding:
- the spi2 gene encoding transcription factor Spi-B: protein MYWTAGVPVDESSAPVYDDSCQRCWTCYEQPIIKPALQPLLARDSLPTLSHNTTATLSERGSLPNFVSARRPTKHTPGSGGKVRLFHFLFEMLEDPTMAHCVSWVPAAAGVFRFSSTNKDQVAALWGQRKGNKRPMTYQKMSRALRNYARSGEIFKVKKKLTYQFSRETLMSLHKFQQGDLLSGRDFV, encoded by the exons ATGTACTGGACTGCAGGTGTGCCTGTAGATGAAAGTAGTGCACCTGTGTATGATGACTCATGCCAGCGGTGCTGGACGTGCTATGAGCAGCCT ATTATCAAACCTGCACTTCAGCCTTTGCTGGCCCGCGACTCCCTGCCAACTCTCAGCCATAACACAACAGCAACATTGTCTGAGCGTGGGTCACTGCCAAACTTTGTATCAGCAAGAAGACCTACTAAACACACACCGGGGAGTG GTGGAAAGGTGCGACTCTTTCACTTTCTGTTTGAGATGTTGGAGGATCCGACCATGGCCCACTGTGTGTCCTGGGTGCCAGCAGCCGCCGGCGTTTTCCGCTTTTCCTCCACGAACAAGGACCAGGTGGCAGCACTGTGGGGGCAGAGAAAGGGCAACAAGAGGCCCATGACTTACCAGAAGATGTCCCGCGCCCTCAGGAACTACGCCCGGTCCGGAGAGATCTTCAAGGTGAAGAAGAAGCTCACCTACCAGTTCAGCCGAGAGACACTGATGTCACTGCATAAGTTTCAACAAGGAGATTTGTTAAGTGGACGAGATTTTGTGTAG